A region of Subdoligranulum variabile DNA encodes the following proteins:
- a CDS encoding UvrD-helicase domain-containing protein, with protein sequence MPDTPKIQFTPAQAAAIGARGGSLLVSAAAGSGKTRVLVERVVGMITDPQHPVEADSLLIMTFTNAAAAKLRADIATRLADEVRAHPGNVRLRRQQLLLQRASIGTVDAFCLHFVQQHFAALDVPPDFETAEEADLARIEQEVLADLLEEAYEDPDFRAFADLYDRGRTDQTAGNAVLELYHFSRSLPHPMQALQSFADQWQNGEPPQTTPWGKDLLRIALDRARGAQALLEAGARTAARDEAADAAYTAVLQDDVSRVEWLCQKLQQGDWDAAVAALEELGGSWRKAGRIKGGKDSNPVAFAASELRDRAKKQIAALRTDFLLCTAEEYQEDRRRAAPLVAALVRITQRFADACFAAKCEEKLLDYADFEHLTLDLLIAPDGSRTPLCHTVSERYSAVLVDEYQDTNALQDAIYFALASPEADNLFFVGDIKQSIYRFRQADPAVFLGKQQCWQPYPQPAPQPATLALDANFRSAPQVIEGINYLFSVFFSEGLGGVTYGDGQRLVVGKPDVSYPGLCEVDVLDGADAAGDAAGIAQRIAGMMQEGFAVRDKTGTRPCRYDDFCILLRGRADFSIYEEALRAAEIPVFADTAADLLDAPHIRPFAALLRVIDNPAQDIPLAAVLLSPMFPYTPDDLVSLRRACPQGSLYGAVLYGGQPRFAAFTESLAEYRRLARTLPVDRLLEELLARTGYLAAVGALPDGARCREDLLTFVTWAGGAGRAGLSALVRAMDSAAANGGLNQSGGGQTRPGCVSIMTVHRSKGLEFPVVFVANTAHQFNQSDAIRPVLTHSRLGVGVMLRAGKSAKRYKTLPYAALAQAIRTETLSEEMRVLYVALTRAQDALIVTIPLKKTDSALKTPALCAAAEATGPEAMQGMSSWAGWLLTAVLLHPESDALWAHTPLLPHHLPTKVPLTVRLLPAPEAMPEQPPCLEVQPDVSLRRALEETFAWHNPREKLQKIPAKVSVSAVTHGARPVALERPAFLQKSGMTGAERGTAIHAFLQSVPFDGPAPDLQAEVQRQKDLRLLDADLAEKLDLERVRPFFESGVWRRIRAARRVLREEPFITALPASQVAPEAGQSDAEVLVQGIADLVLVFDDHAEICDYKTDASREPEFYKKEYAAQLQLYRHAFALRLGVPVTKLTIYSFTLQQEIDIPLREG encoded by the coding sequence ATGCCGGATACCCCTAAAATTCAATTTACCCCTGCCCAGGCGGCGGCCATCGGCGCACGGGGCGGCAGTCTGCTGGTATCGGCGGCGGCCGGTTCCGGCAAGACCCGGGTCCTGGTGGAACGTGTGGTAGGGATGATCACCGATCCGCAGCATCCGGTGGAGGCAGACAGTCTGTTGATCATGACCTTCACCAATGCGGCGGCGGCCAAACTCCGGGCGGATATTGCCACCCGCCTGGCGGATGAGGTGCGGGCTCATCCTGGGAATGTGCGTCTGCGCCGCCAGCAGCTCCTGCTGCAGCGGGCTTCCATCGGCACGGTGGATGCCTTCTGCCTGCATTTCGTGCAGCAGCATTTCGCGGCGCTGGATGTACCGCCGGACTTTGAGACGGCCGAGGAGGCAGATCTGGCCCGCATCGAACAGGAAGTCCTGGCAGACCTGCTGGAAGAAGCCTATGAAGATCCGGATTTCCGTGCCTTTGCCGACCTCTACGACCGGGGCCGCACCGACCAGACGGCAGGCAATGCGGTGCTGGAACTGTATCATTTCAGCCGGTCGCTGCCTCACCCCATGCAGGCGCTGCAGTCCTTTGCCGACCAGTGGCAGAACGGGGAACCACCCCAGACTACTCCCTGGGGAAAGGACCTGCTGCGCATTGCACTGGACCGGGCGCGCGGCGCCCAGGCCCTGCTGGAAGCCGGTGCCCGTACGGCGGCCCGTGACGAGGCGGCTGATGCCGCTTACACGGCGGTGCTGCAGGATGATGTTTCCCGCGTGGAATGGCTCTGCCAGAAACTGCAGCAGGGGGACTGGGATGCCGCGGTGGCGGCACTGGAGGAACTGGGCGGCAGCTGGCGAAAAGCGGGACGCATCAAAGGCGGCAAAGATTCCAATCCGGTGGCCTTTGCGGCCAGCGAACTGCGTGACCGTGCCAAAAAGCAGATTGCGGCCCTGCGCACGGACTTCCTGCTCTGCACGGCGGAAGAGTATCAGGAGGACCGCCGTCGTGCGGCCCCGCTGGTGGCGGCACTGGTGCGGATTACCCAACGTTTTGCCGATGCCTGTTTCGCGGCCAAGTGTGAGGAAAAACTGCTGGACTATGCGGATTTTGAGCACCTGACCCTGGATTTGCTGATTGCTCCGGACGGCAGCCGCACGCCGCTTTGCCATACCGTCAGTGAGCGGTATTCCGCCGTACTGGTGGATGAATACCAGGATACCAACGCCCTGCAGGATGCCATCTATTTCGCGCTGGCGTCCCCGGAGGCCGATAATCTGTTCTTTGTGGGCGACATTAAACAGAGCATCTACCGGTTCCGGCAGGCCGACCCGGCGGTGTTCCTGGGCAAGCAGCAGTGTTGGCAGCCCTATCCGCAGCCGGCGCCCCAACCGGCGACCCTGGCGCTGGATGCCAACTTCCGCAGTGCTCCGCAGGTCATCGAAGGAATCAACTATCTGTTTTCGGTCTTCTTCTCGGAGGGGCTGGGCGGCGTGACCTACGGAGACGGACAGCGTCTGGTGGTGGGCAAACCCGATGTGTCTTATCCGGGACTCTGCGAAGTGGACGTTTTGGACGGTGCCGACGCGGCGGGGGATGCTGCGGGCATTGCCCAACGCATTGCCGGGATGATGCAGGAAGGGTTTGCCGTGCGGGACAAGACGGGAACACGTCCCTGCCGGTATGATGATTTCTGCATCCTGCTGCGCGGCCGTGCAGATTTTTCCATCTACGAGGAGGCACTTCGGGCGGCCGAGATCCCGGTCTTTGCCGATACGGCGGCAGACCTGTTGGATGCGCCCCATATCCGCCCCTTCGCAGCCCTGCTGCGGGTCATCGACAACCCGGCGCAGGACATTCCGCTGGCAGCGGTGCTGCTCAGTCCCATGTTCCCCTATACGCCGGACGATCTGGTATCCCTGCGCCGGGCCTGCCCCCAGGGAAGTCTGTACGGCGCGGTGCTGTATGGCGGCCAGCCCCGGTTTGCAGCTTTCACCGAGTCTCTGGCGGAGTACCGCCGTCTGGCCCGGACTTTGCCGGTGGACCGCCTGCTGGAAGAACTGCTGGCACGCACCGGATATCTGGCAGCGGTGGGAGCGCTCCCCGATGGTGCCCGCTGCCGGGAAGATCTTCTCACCTTTGTGACCTGGGCGGGTGGGGCCGGCCGCGCGGGCCTTTCGGCGCTGGTGCGTGCCATGGATTCCGCAGCGGCCAATGGTGGCCTGAATCAGAGCGGCGGCGGTCAGACCCGTCCGGGGTGTGTCAGCATCATGACGGTCCATCGCTCCAAGGGACTGGAGTTCCCGGTGGTCTTTGTGGCCAACACAGCTCACCAGTTCAACCAGAGTGATGCCATCCGCCCGGTACTGACCCACAGCCGGCTGGGGGTGGGGGTCATGCTGCGGGCGGGAAAGTCTGCCAAGCGCTACAAGACCCTGCCTTACGCAGCGCTGGCCCAGGCCATCCGCACCGAGACGCTCAGTGAGGAAATGCGTGTTTTGTATGTGGCGCTGACCCGTGCCCAGGACGCCCTCATCGTGACGATTCCCCTGAAAAAGACCGACAGCGCCCTCAAAACGCCGGCACTCTGTGCGGCCGCCGAAGCCACCGGTCCCGAAGCCATGCAGGGAATGAGCAGTTGGGCAGGGTGGCTGCTGACTGCGGTTTTGCTGCACCCCGAAAGTGATGCTTTGTGGGCTCATACGCCGCTGTTGCCCCATCATCTGCCCACCAAGGTGCCGCTGACGGTTCGTCTGCTGCCGGCACCGGAGGCGATGCCGGAACAGCCGCCTTGTTTAGAAGTACAGCCCGATGTATCGCTGCGCCGCGCGCTGGAAGAAACCTTTGCCTGGCACAACCCACGGGAGAAACTCCAGAAAATTCCGGCCAAGGTCAGTGTCAGCGCAGTGACACATGGAGCACGCCCCGTGGCGCTGGAGCGTCCGGCTTTCCTGCAAAAAAGCGGGATGACCGGCGCCGAGCGAGGCACCGCCATCCATGCCTTTCTGCAGAGTGTGCCTTTCGATGGTCCGGCGCCCGATCTGCAGGCGGAAGTGCAGCGTCAGAAAGATCTCCGGTTGCTGGATGCCGATTTGGCGGAGAAACTGGATCTGGAGCGGGTGCGTCCCTTCTTTGAGAGCGGCGTCTGGAGAAGAATCCGTGCAGCCCGCCGAGTGCTGCGGGAGGAACCCTTCATCACCGCCCTTCCGGCTTCCCAGGTTGCGCCGGAAGCGGGGCAGAGCGATGCCGAAGTGCTGGTACAGGGCATCGCCGACCTGGTGCTGGTCTTTGACGACCATGCCGAGATCTGTGACTACAAGACCGACGCCAGCAGGGAGCCTGAATTCTATAAAAAGGAATATGCCGCCCAGCTGCAGCTCTATCGTCATGCCTTTGCCTTGCGCCTGGGTGTGCCGGTCACCAAGCTGACGATCTACAGCTTTACGTTGCAGCAGGAGATCGATATCCCCCTTCGGGAGGGATAA
- the rpmG gene encoding 50S ribosomal protein L33: MTVKITLACTECKQRNYNKEKNKKNSPDRLEMKKYCRFCKKHTLHRETK, from the coding sequence ATGACTGTCAAGATCACCCTGGCTTGCACCGAGTGCAAGCAGCGCAACTACAACAAGGAGAAGAACAAGAAGAATTCTCCCGATCGTCTTGAGATGAAGAAGTATTGCCGTTTCTGCAAAAAGCATACCCTTCACCGCGAAACCAAGTGA
- a CDS encoding PD-(D/E)XK nuclease family protein, which translates to MLHLLLGPSGSGKSRRMLAELRTRAEHGERSLLIVPEQFTSSTEGQLYRTLGDTLSAYVESYSFTSLAETLLRRYGGAAVQTLDEAGRALLVRRAVDSLLDQVVYYNRQRRSAAFCEKAAQTIEELKSAGVTPQALAAYACAPGADRDKLQELSLIYGAYEGLLAQTAMDPGDRQQLAAQYLDAAFFAGRAVFIDEFDTFNAPKRALLAAMLPVADVTVCLCCDGPEDHEGGMGLFSGAKAVAGSLRRMAADAGVPVHTETLTDDPRHADTPVLAELNLLLADPTYTPDRTVDPDQPAIVCYGAASRQAEAKAVAAEIAARARAGMPYHRMAVICRDAAQYLGPLRYEFRLQNIPLFCDEATTPENTAPARAVHAVLDLARSGVSSRTVLRLLKTGLVNLPERQQTALENYAYTWSLKAADWRAPFTRSAAGYADVERAEDVRTREEAEAARVFLMERIQKFLPRVKNAGAAALTKQVYLFLQSLGAEDTLNALAETLRGQGRMPEADEVLREWNVVMGLLNQLAQLLGEEELPPADYAELFTLLLRTTDMGHIPQSLDSVILTTAGRMRLPETDAVFVVGLLEGEFPKTPGDQGLLTHADRDAMIRQGAELPDCFENKVLREGVCFYKAMTAARSFLWLSWPGAAHAEDDTPASSALAPVRRLLQVPFAGPSTAELGASPAAALDILGVISQQPGREGEGEALRAALEDAEGTPQSAPGYEAVRRAREKAEPAVRDTGALEKLLGPGLRVSPTRFEKYQTCPFGYFMQFVLRAAPRQKAELAPNISGTLTHWVLENALRRQGAAFKDLTAEELQALVEELVAEYTQANLPGITVRMQYLIERIRRNLVGLLGFIQRDLQQSGFQPVAFELRIDDRPGEDPEAPRIDPVELKDGAGHTVRIVGTVDRVDAMPLGERTYLRVVDYKTGGKDFQLKEVYCGLDCQMLLYLFTLERNAGNKFPGATAAGVEYLLADPAPESIPRSEAGQDAAEAENNYPLNGLLLDDESVYQAMDRRCTGNFVPLNFSAKTGKVTNGKSRLADEKKLARIRDHLDGLLKQMSRNLYAGKIDAQPLCNGGRSPCTYCDFRIACAHRDGENERKVEAAADPFAEE; encoded by the coding sequence ATGCTGCATCTACTTCTGGGACCTTCGGGCAGCGGCAAATCCCGCCGTATGCTGGCGGAGCTGCGTACCCGCGCCGAACACGGCGAACGCAGCCTGCTGATTGTGCCGGAACAGTTCACTTCCTCCACCGAGGGGCAGTTGTACCGTACGCTGGGGGATACTCTGTCAGCCTATGTGGAGAGTTACTCCTTTACTTCTCTGGCCGAGACACTGCTGCGCCGTTATGGCGGGGCGGCGGTGCAGACGCTGGATGAGGCGGGACGGGCGCTGTTGGTGCGCCGGGCGGTGGACTCGCTGCTGGACCAGGTGGTGTACTATAACCGGCAGCGGCGGTCGGCGGCTTTCTGCGAAAAAGCGGCCCAGACCATCGAGGAACTGAAGAGCGCCGGTGTCACGCCGCAGGCTCTGGCAGCGTATGCCTGTGCCCCGGGAGCCGACCGGGACAAGCTGCAGGAACTTTCCCTGATCTACGGCGCTTATGAGGGACTGCTGGCCCAGACGGCCATGGACCCCGGTGACCGGCAGCAGCTGGCAGCGCAGTATCTGGACGCAGCCTTTTTTGCCGGCCGTGCGGTCTTCATTGACGAGTTCGACACCTTCAATGCCCCGAAACGGGCCTTGCTGGCTGCTATGCTGCCGGTTGCCGATGTGACGGTCTGCCTTTGCTGCGACGGACCGGAGGATCACGAGGGCGGTATGGGATTGTTCAGCGGTGCCAAAGCGGTGGCAGGCAGCCTGCGCCGTATGGCCGCCGACGCCGGTGTTCCGGTACATACCGAGACCCTGACCGATGACCCCCGCCATGCGGACACCCCGGTGCTGGCGGAACTGAATCTGCTGCTTGCCGATCCTACCTACACGCCGGACCGGACGGTGGATCCGGACCAGCCAGCCATTGTCTGCTATGGGGCGGCCAGCCGGCAGGCCGAGGCCAAGGCGGTGGCGGCTGAAATCGCGGCCCGTGCCCGTGCCGGGATGCCCTATCATCGCATGGCGGTCATCTGCCGTGACGCGGCGCAGTATCTGGGGCCGTTGCGGTACGAATTCCGCCTGCAGAACATTCCTCTTTTTTGTGACGAGGCGACCACGCCGGAAAATACGGCGCCTGCCCGTGCGGTGCATGCCGTGCTGGACCTGGCAAGGAGCGGCGTTTCCAGCCGGACGGTGCTGCGGCTGCTCAAGACCGGGCTGGTGAATCTGCCCGAGCGACAGCAGACCGCGCTGGAAAACTACGCATACACCTGGTCCCTCAAGGCCGCGGACTGGCGTGCCCCTTTCACCCGCAGTGCAGCGGGGTATGCGGATGTGGAACGCGCCGAAGATGTCCGGACCCGGGAAGAGGCCGAGGCAGCCCGTGTGTTTTTGATGGAGCGCATCCAGAAATTCCTGCCCCGCGTGAAAAATGCGGGAGCGGCGGCACTGACCAAACAGGTGTATCTGTTCTTGCAGTCCCTTGGTGCGGAGGATACGCTCAACGCCCTGGCAGAAACATTGCGGGGGCAGGGACGCATGCCGGAAGCGGACGAGGTTCTGCGGGAGTGGAATGTGGTCATGGGACTGCTCAACCAGCTGGCACAGTTGCTGGGGGAGGAGGAACTGCCGCCGGCCGATTATGCCGAACTCTTTACGCTGCTGCTGCGTACCACCGATATGGGACATATCCCGCAGAGCCTGGACAGCGTGATTCTGACAACGGCGGGCCGCATGCGTCTGCCTGAAACCGATGCGGTGTTTGTCGTCGGTTTGCTGGAGGGAGAATTCCCCAAGACACCCGGCGATCAGGGGCTTCTGACCCATGCCGACCGGGATGCGATGATCCGGCAGGGAGCAGAACTGCCGGACTGCTTCGAAAATAAGGTGCTGCGTGAAGGGGTCTGTTTTTATAAAGCGATGACGGCGGCGCGGTCATTCCTGTGGCTAAGCTGGCCAGGCGCCGCCCATGCCGAGGACGATACCCCTGCAAGTTCGGCACTGGCTCCGGTGCGGCGGTTGCTGCAAGTTCCCTTCGCCGGGCCGTCCACTGCGGAATTGGGCGCTTCTCCGGCAGCGGCGTTGGACATACTTGGTGTCATCAGTCAGCAGCCCGGCCGGGAAGGAGAGGGCGAAGCCCTGCGCGCCGCATTGGAGGATGCGGAAGGAACACCCCAGAGCGCCCCGGGGTATGAAGCGGTACGCCGTGCCCGGGAGAAGGCGGAACCTGCCGTCCGGGATACCGGGGCACTGGAGAAGCTGTTGGGGCCTGGTCTGCGTGTCAGCCCGACGCGGTTTGAAAAGTACCAGACTTGTCCTTTTGGCTACTTTATGCAGTTCGTGCTGCGGGCTGCGCCCCGTCAGAAAGCGGAACTTGCGCCCAACATCAGCGGTACGCTGACCCACTGGGTGTTGGAAAACGCCCTGCGTCGTCAGGGAGCGGCCTTCAAGGACCTGACTGCGGAGGAACTGCAGGCGCTGGTGGAGGAACTGGTGGCGGAATATACCCAGGCCAATCTGCCGGGGATCACGGTGCGGATGCAGTACCTGATCGAGCGAATCCGCCGCAATCTGGTGGGATTGCTGGGGTTTATCCAGCGGGACCTGCAGCAGTCCGGTTTCCAGCCGGTGGCCTTTGAACTTCGCATTGATGACCGCCCCGGGGAGGATCCCGAGGCTCCGCGGATCGATCCGGTGGAGCTGAAGGACGGAGCCGGTCACACGGTGCGGATTGTGGGCACCGTGGACCGGGTGGATGCCATGCCGCTGGGGGAACGCACCTATCTGCGGGTGGTGGATTACAAGACCGGCGGCAAGGATTTTCAACTCAAGGAAGTCTATTGCGGGCTGGACTGCCAGATGCTTTTGTATCTTTTTACGCTGGAACGCAACGCCGGAAATAAATTCCCGGGCGCGACGGCAGCGGGGGTGGAATACCTCCTGGCGGATCCGGCTCCCGAGAGTATCCCTCGTTCCGAGGCCGGGCAGGATGCAGCGGAGGCGGAAAACAATTATCCGCTCAACGGCCTCCTGCTGGATGATGAGAGTGTCTATCAGGCCATGGACCGCCGCTGCACCGGCAATTTTGTGCCGCTGAATTTCAGCGCCAAAACCGGAAAAGTCACCAACGGCAAAAGCCGTCTGGCCGATGAAAAGAAACTGGCCCGCATCCGGGATCATCTGGACGGTTTGCTGAAGCAGATGTCCAGGAACCTTTATGCGGGCAAGATCGATGCCCAGCCGCTGTGCAACGGCGGGCGAAGCCCCTGCACTTATTGCGATTTCCGTATTGCCTGTGCACACCGGGACGGGGAAAATGAGCGCAAGGTGGAGGCAGCTGCCGATCCGTTTGCAGAAGAATAA
- a CDS encoding aminotransferase class I/II-fold pyridoxal phosphate-dependent enzyme, with amino-acid sequence MNYNELLAPAAQAMRPSGIRKFFDLASDMPHCISLGVGEPDFKTPWSVRDAGIRSLEQGRTKYTANAGLKELRAEICRYLERRFDLKYDVPQVLVTVGGSEAIDLAIRALVKPGDEVIIPEPCFVCYEPITQLTGGVPVHIATRAEDGFRLTAEQLKAAITPRTKLVIFPYPNNPTGAVIGGEDLEAIAEVLRGTNVMVLSDEIYSELTYGLDRHVSFAAIPGMAERTIVVNGFSKSYAMTGWRLGYAVGPEPIIQIMTKIHQSCIMSAPTTSQYAAITALRQCDDQIEMMRDEYNRRRRYVVKALNEMGLTCFEPRGAFYVFPSIQISGLSSEAFCEQLLREKEVAIIPGDAFGASGEGYARISYAYSVDHLETAMYRIRAFLKEHGWLKTE; translated from the coding sequence ATGAACTATAACGAACTGCTTGCTCCTGCCGCCCAGGCGATGCGTCCCTCCGGCATCCGCAAGTTCTTTGACCTGGCCAGTGATATGCCGCACTGCATCTCTTTGGGGGTGGGCGAGCCGGACTTCAAGACACCCTGGAGTGTGCGGGATGCCGGTATCCGCAGCCTGGAACAGGGGCGCACCAAGTATACGGCCAACGCCGGCCTCAAGGAGCTGCGCGCCGAGATCTGCCGGTATCTGGAACGCCGTTTTGATCTGAAATATGATGTGCCGCAGGTGCTGGTCACCGTCGGCGGCAGCGAAGCCATCGACCTGGCCATCCGCGCCCTGGTCAAACCCGGGGACGAGGTGATCATCCCGGAACCCTGCTTTGTTTGCTATGAACCCATCACCCAGCTGACCGGGGGTGTGCCGGTGCATATTGCCACCCGCGCCGAGGACGGCTTCCGTCTGACGGCCGAGCAGCTCAAAGCCGCCATCACGCCGCGCACCAAGTTGGTCATCTTCCCGTATCCCAACAACCCTACGGGAGCGGTTATAGGGGGCGAGGATCTGGAGGCGATCGCGGAGGTCCTGCGGGGGACCAACGTCATGGTGCTGTCGGATGAGATTTATTCCGAGCTTACTTACGGTCTGGACCGGCATGTTTCCTTCGCCGCGATCCCCGGTATGGCCGAACGGACCATTGTGGTCAATGGCTTCTCCAAATCCTACGCCATGACCGGTTGGCGCCTGGGGTATGCGGTGGGGCCGGAACCCATCATTCAGATCATGACCAAGATCCACCAAAGCTGCATCATGAGTGCTCCCACCACCAGCCAGTATGCGGCTATCACGGCGCTGCGCCAGTGCGACGACCAGATCGAGATGATGCGGGATGAGTACAACCGCCGCCGCCGTTATGTGGTCAAGGCTCTCAATGAGATGGGGCTGACCTGCTTTGAACCCCGCGGGGCGTTCTATGTCTTTCCGTCCATTCAGATCAGCGGCCTGAGCAGCGAGGCCTTCTGCGAGCAGCTGCTGCGGGAGAAGGAAGTGGCGATCATTCCGGGAGATGCCTTTGGCGCTTCCGGTGAGGGCTATGCCCGTATCAGCTACGCCTACAGCGTGGACCATCTGGAAACGGCCATGTACCGCATTCGGGCTTTCCTGAAGGAACACGGCTGGCTCAAGACCGAATAA
- a CDS encoding stage II sporulation protein R — MNRRRQVLELGVGLGFLLTIVLTLAMGWRETVAARVRADTIRLHVLANSDTIEDQLLKLKVRDAVLAALPGTVTEAGTPAEAQQALRRSLPALQAAANQALLQEHSGQTAAVRLENYDFDARDYGEFALPGGTYTALRVELGAAQGHNWFCVLYPALCVSGATAEYPTGAENALVFGSYEVRFALLDALRGL, encoded by the coding sequence ATGAACCGCAGACGACAGGTATTGGAACTGGGCGTTGGCCTGGGATTTTTGCTGACGATTGTACTTACGCTGGCTATGGGGTGGCGGGAAACGGTGGCTGCCCGGGTGCGGGCGGATACCATCCGGCTGCATGTGCTGGCCAACAGTGATACCATCGAGGATCAGCTTCTGAAACTTAAGGTGCGGGACGCCGTTCTGGCGGCGCTGCCCGGAACGGTTACCGAAGCCGGGACACCTGCCGAGGCCCAGCAGGCGCTGCGGCGATCGCTGCCCGCCCTGCAGGCAGCCGCCAACCAGGCGCTGCTGCAGGAGCACAGTGGACAGACGGCGGCTGTCCGTCTGGAAAATTACGACTTTGATGCCCGGGACTACGGCGAGTTTGCCCTGCCCGGCGGTACCTATACCGCGCTGCGGGTGGAGCTGGGAGCGGCGCAGGGGCACAATTGGTTTTGTGTGCTTTACCCGGCCCTCTGTGTGTCGGGGGCAACAGCAGAATACCCCACCGGGGCAGAAAATGCGCTGGTGTTTGGTTCCTATGAAGTGCGCTTTGCTCTGCTGGATGCCCTGCGGGGCCTGTAA
- the ispE gene encoding 4-(cytidine 5'-diphospho)-2-C-methyl-D-erythritol kinase — MLKKSVTVLAPAKLNLSLDVVGTMPNGYHDLDMVMQTIDLYEKITLRRSEGLNLTLPGSFVPVNDKNTAIKAALAFFHYTGLLAGVDMTIYKRVPVRAGMAGGSADAAGVLVGLNDLYDAHLSISELCAIGAGIGADVPFALLGGTCRVRGVGDLMKALPPCPECWFVVAMPSVGVSTPEAFARYDTMGSPVHPDCEAQEQAVRSGDLAAVCAAAGNALEHCSGAEETPAICAVLREHGALTAQMTGSGAAVFGVFDDEDKARAALAALKPGYKQCYLCRPTRGGPRVTVRRPLKK; from the coding sequence ATGCTCAAAAAATCCGTTACGGTGCTGGCCCCGGCCAAGCTGAACCTTTCGCTGGACGTGGTGGGCACCATGCCCAATGGCTATCATGATCTGGACATGGTCATGCAGACCATCGACCTGTACGAAAAAATCACCCTGCGCCGCAGTGAGGGGCTGAATCTGACACTGCCCGGCAGCTTTGTGCCGGTCAACGATAAGAATACCGCCATCAAAGCGGCATTGGCCTTTTTCCATTACACCGGCCTGTTGGCGGGGGTGGACATGACCATCTACAAGCGGGTGCCGGTGCGGGCTGGCATGGCAGGCGGCAGCGCCGATGCAGCCGGTGTGCTGGTGGGACTCAATGACCTGTACGACGCGCATCTCTCCATAAGCGAACTCTGTGCCATCGGCGCGGGAATCGGGGCAGATGTGCCCTTTGCGCTGCTGGGCGGTACCTGCCGGGTACGCGGCGTCGGCGATCTCATGAAGGCACTGCCGCCCTGCCCGGAATGCTGGTTTGTGGTGGCGATGCCCAGCGTGGGCGTATCCACTCCGGAAGCTTTCGCCCGGTATGACACCATGGGCAGCCCGGTCCATCCCGACTGCGAAGCGCAGGAACAGGCGGTGCGGTCCGGGGATCTCGCGGCAGTCTGTGCAGCGGCCGGCAATGCCCTGGAACATTGCTCCGGCGCCGAAGAAACACCGGCTATCTGCGCGGTCCTGCGGGAACACGGAGCGCTGACAGCTCAAATGACCGGCAGCGGGGCCGCGGTGTTCGGCGTCTTTGACGACGAGGATAAGGCGCGCGCAGCCCTTGCGGCGCTCAAACCCGGCTACAAACAGTGCTATCTCTGCCGGCCCACCCGCGGCGGTCCGCGGGTCACGGTACGGCGCCCCCTGAAAAAATAA